A genomic region of Venturia canescens isolate UGA chromosome 7, ASM1945775v1, whole genome shotgun sequence contains the following coding sequences:
- the LOC122413456 gene encoding uncharacterized protein: MASIKSVAAKAAKLKSLKASCSAPSFTSSKTSDSVTAQNEFNFRELCLICGMPWDRNHQQSHMVQNNYIKEKLLDIAKLRGDSIAIEVMNRLNDVVSLVAVGARYHHKCQKMFSKILCDNSASAEREAEVQSAFRQVTEYIEKSQKGKFTAAELDRVMRGKTTYDRMFQMLMDHYGGDIYILKKRGTDTLIFYRCFSTTKLCGDWYTDPNSLKKKQKEALVNAAAQIIRKDIESHVYEHDVYPPAGRFLSSVQQDIPPLLRTFIDTLIVPDLLNLTEDHDERYFVQRSAIAHSILSLVRRSGFTSHLQLALGIYIHRKCGSKLIIDLLHKLGACVSYYQLQQYEASVIMDPPKFVFEENICVQHVFDNTDHNVGTLDGYNTYHCLGGIAIYSPEENVSYEGRTKKLKNASNVSSATIASQSIIRTIPWTAHCNGLDNIVYTDTAKLFSTNSSVLPAAYSTYLWAKHCDIENVPSWRGFMEVLTADSTYNVSKVVCLPFINHPPSNMSTINTALRTALADARRVNQKTCFVTFDQPLYHKAREIVAASEGELDDVVVRLGGFHLLMSYLGSIGHIMDGSGLEDVWAVAYAPASVKKMLTGHAYARAIRAHILTFTALGMMICRETEDEVRTQYERDVKSFLQRWSTEPPTIGDCQVETSIAMMTSELIAQLTILKNRGPTSQLWVQYFECIVIALQFIEAERSGNWNLHLQSVRNMLPIFHAAGHFNYAKSAQIYLQDMVNLEVTMTDEEYRRFTTDGNFTVRRSDKAWCGVWTDMTIEQTLNRFFGIELKHGRGVTPSVVARFLSIMPSSFSIIKCLEDYCGIESITSAQHVDLANYRIQRDNEDIKKFIFWFEEHGPFKHRTSLFFLSTGLVGATTTDCHLAFEKGKHGMAWMVGKTVAKISLSSSNKVKNLAAVKVGTHVSNETFSSVDSTLLFQRISVLFHGNEAQTRKAFEFELSPYPLSLFDELGLMRKTAKSELYKILKPYVLQTENILRNVTFVIDGGFLLHSMSWPHGASFGVICEVYHSHIISKYGENSWVVFDGYSNDHIGIKSYERYRRRQRNMAPDVDFTESTLVTLSQTRFLSNTLNKMKLIQLLSQYLSARGINVKVAQEDADALIARAAIEQRQKTGREVAVVGNDTDLLVLLIVLTHCSRIFFYKITPNSKKDTLYATDDHADLKPFILFAHAFSGCDTTSAIYGKGKKSLFSILKKNSDLQNIVQTFYNAESTIESLCKFAEQIIAHLYSFKNSDQSLSDARYQKFTTLAVHASVEIRLAQLPPTQPVLREHVKRTFYQIQSWLSNELNPEDWGWRRTRTMMVPVMNPENSAPDNLLTLVSCSCTGDCKTARCTCRKSGLPCTQLCKHCEGQSCSNVAVNSIRNEMGNIAGEQNEDDERLPVSEFLNIAAELHPDDPDNYDEINGSEGEEEEEDMEIEYNFYNM; this comes from the exons ATGGCGTCAATTAAAAGTGTGGCTGCAAAAGCAGCAAAACTGAAATCTTTGAAGGCATCTTGTTCTGCGCCATCTTTTACATCATCGAAGACCTCGGACTCAGTAACTgcgcaaaatgaatttaatttcCGTGAATTGTGCTTGATATGTGGTATGCCATGGGATCGTAATCACCAGCAAAGCCACATGGTGCAGAATAATTACATAAAGGAAAAACTTCTTGATATAGCCAAACTGCGAGGCGATTCCATAGCTATCGAAGTGATGAATCGATTAAACGATGTCGTATCTTTAGTTGCTGTGGGTGCACGATACCATCATAAATGCCAAAAGatgttttcgaaaatcctATGTGACAACTCAGCTAGTGCAGAGAGAGAAGCGGAAGTACAGTCGGCATTTCGACAAGTTACAGAGTAcatagaaaaatcacaaaaaggaaaatttacggCGGCGGAATTAGACCGTGTCATGAGGGGAAAAACGACGTATGACAGAATGTTTCAGATGTTGATGGACCATTATGGTGGGGATATCTACATTTTGAAGAAACGAGGCACCGATACTTTAATTTTCTACAGATGCTTTAgtacaacaaaattatgtgGAGACTGGTACACTGATCCCAAttctcttaaaaaaaaacagaaagaaGCGTTAGTGAACGCTGCAGCACAAATTATCCGGAAAGATATTGAaagtcatgtttatgaacacGATGTTTACCCGCCTGCTGGTAGATTCCTTTCTTCAGTCCAACAAGACATTCCTCCACTGCTTCGTACTTTTATTGATACACTAATTGTACCAGATTTACTGAACCTTACAGAAGATCACGACGAACGATATTTCGTGCAACGTAGCGCGATAGCGCATTCCATATTATCTCTTGTTCGGCGTTCCGGTTTTACTTCTCATCTGCAGCTAGCCTTGGGAATTTATATTCATCGAAAGTGTGGATCAAAGTTGATAATCGATCTCCTCCATAAATTGGGTGCTTGTGTTTCATATTATCAACTTCAGCAATACGAAGCGTCAGTCATTATGGACCCACCGAAATTTGTATTCGAGGAAAACATTTGCGTCCAGCATGTCTTTGACAACACCGACCACAATGTTGGAACTTTAGATGGCTACAACACATATCATTGTTTAGGAGGAATAGCTATATACTCGCCGGAGGAAAATGTAAGCTATGAAGGTCGAAccaagaaattgaaaaatgcgtCGAACGTATCATCTGCAACGATAGCATCACAGAGCATAATCCGAACCATTCCATGGACAGCCCATTGCAACGGATTAGATAACATTGTATACACCGACACGGCAAAACTGTTTTCTACAAATTCGTCCGTACTGCCAGCAGCGTACTCAACATATCTATGGGCGAAGCACTGTGATATAGAGAATGTACCGAGTTGGAGAGGTTTTATGGAGGTTTTGACGGCTGATTCAACTTACAACGTTTCCAAAGTTGTTTGTCTACCCTTTATCAATCATCCCCCTTCCAATATGAGTACCATTAATACAGCTTTACGTACGGCTTTAGCTGATGCTCGACGTGTTAATCAGAAAACATGTTTTGTCACATTCGATCAACCACTGTACCATAAAGCTCGTGAGATAGTTGCAGCTTCTGAAGGCGAGCTCGATGATGTTGTAGTACGCCTTGGCGGATTTCACTTGCTCATGTCTTATTTGGGCTCCATTGGTCATATAATGGATGGTAGCGGACTCGAAGACGTTTGGGCAGTTGCATATGCTCCAGcatcggtaaaaaaaatgttaacggGACACGCTTATGCTCGCGCGATACGTGCTCATATATTGACATTTACTGCTCTGGGAATGATGATTTGCCGTGAAACCGAAGATGAAGTGCGCACACAATACGAGAGAGATGTGAAATCTTTTCTGCAAAGATGGAGCACAGAACCTCCGACTATCGGTGACTGTCAAGTAGAAACTTCAATCGCTATGATGACATCGGAATTGATCGCACAGTTgaccattttaaaaaatcgaggacCTACTTCACAGCTATGGGTGCAATATTTTGAGTGCATTGTTATCGCATTACAATTTATAGAAGCCGAACGCTCAGGTAACTGGAATTTACACCTTCAAAGTGTTCGTAATATGTTACCAATTTTCCACGCTGCAGGCCATTTTAATTACGCAAAAAGCGCTCAAATTTATCTCCAAGATATGGTCAACCTAGAGGTGACAATGACTGATGAAGAATATCGGAGATTTACAACGGATGGGAATTTTACAGTGCGAAGGTCTGACAAAGCTTGGTGCGGTGTGTGGACGGACATGACGATTGAGCAAACCTTGAACAGATTTTTTGGCATAGAGCTCAAGCACGGCAGAGGCGTTACACCGAGTGTTGTTGCGAGATTTTTGTCAATCATGCCATCGTCGTTCTCAATTATTAAGTGTTTAGAGGATTATTGTGGCATTGAATCGATAACTAGTGCTCAACACGTTGATCTAGCCAACTACCGCATTCAGCGAGATAATGAGGACATCAAGAAGTTTATATTTTGGTTTGAAGAACACGGTCCTTTTAAACATCGAacttctttgttttttctgtcAACCGGACTTGTCGGTGCAACAACTACCGATTGTCATTTGGCATTTGAGAAAGGAAAACACGGTATGGCATGGATGGTAGGGAAAACTGTGgccaaaatttcattgtctTCGTCcaataaagtaaaaaatctGGCAGCAGTCAAAGTGGGGACCCACGTCagtaatgaaacttttagCTCAGTAGACTCTACTCTACTGTTTCAACGGATTTCCGTTTTGTTTCATGGAAACGAAGCACAGACGCGAAAAGCGTTTGAGTTCGAACTGTCGCCCTATCCTTTATCATTGTTCGATGAGTTGGGTCTGATGAGAAAAACAGCGAAGTCCGAGTtgtataaaatattgaaacctTATGTTCTCcaaacagaaaatattttacgCAATGTGACCTTCGTAATTGATGGAGGATTTTTACTGCACAGCATGAGTTGGCCACATGGAGCATCGTTTGGAGTCATATGTGAAGTTTATCACTCACATATCATCAGTAAGTACGGAGAAAATTCTTGGGTAGTCTTTGATGGCTATAGCAATGACCATATTGGTATAAAATCTTATGAGAGGTATCGCCGACGTCAACGAAATATGGCACCGGATGTAGATTTCACCGAGAGTACACTTGTCACTTTGAGCCAGacaagatttttatcaaatacacttaacaaaatgaaattgataCAGTTACTCTCCCAATATTTGAGTGCACGTGGCATAAACGTCAAAGTTGCACAGGAAGATGCGGATGCACTCATTGCAAGAGCCGCGATTGAGCAGAGACAAAAGACAGGTCGTGAGGTGGCAGTTGTTGGTAATGACACCGATTTGCTGGTTTTATTGATTGTTTTAACACATTGcagtcgtatttttttttataaaatcacgcCAAATTCTAAAAAAGATACTTTATATGCAACAGACGATCACGCTGATTTGAAaccgtttattttatttgctcACGCATTTTCTGGTTGTGACACGACAAGTGCCATATatggaaaaggaaagaaaagccTCTTTtctattcttaaaaaaaattcagatctACAGAATATTGTACAAACGTTTTACAATGCTGAGAGTACAATTGAAAGTTTATGTAAATTCGCGGAACAAATAATTGCTCATTTATATAGCTTTAAAAATTCGGACCAATCGCTCAGTGATGCTCGATATCAGAAATTTACAACATTAGCTGTTCATGCCTCCGTAGAAATTCGATTAGCACAATTGCCACCAACACAACCTGTCCTGCGTGAACATGTCAAACGCACTTTTTACCAGATACAATCGTGGTTGAGCAATGAATTAAATCCAGAAGACTGGGGCTGGAGACGAACGAGGACCATGATGGTACCTGTTATGAACCCTGAGAATTCAGCGCCTGACAATTTGTTGACACTG GTATCATGTTCGTGTACTGGAGACTGCAAAACTGCTCGTTGCACTTGCCGAAAATCGGGATTACCGTGCACTCAGCTATGCAAGCATTGTGAAGGTCAATCATGCTCTAATGTTGCCGTCAATAGCATCAGAAATGAAATGGGAAATATTGCTGGAGAGCAAAATGAAGATGACGAGAGACTACCAGTCAGCGAATTCCTCAATATAGCTGCTGAATTACATCCTGATGATCCTGATAATTACGATGAGATAAACGGAAGTGAgggcgaagaagaagaagaagatatGGAAATcgaatataatttttataatatgtAA
- the Mgat1 gene encoding alpha-1,3-mannosyl-glycoprotein 2-beta-N-acetylglucosaminyltransferase isoform X1 translates to MRNRSIGLIFISIFIWGVITYFLFLDRPIGRQNEHALTKQIKKLSSEVKHQISANQQLFQRLLQREQNKMEEKKAAAAHSSPEKIIESDVKDEGDTGIDKDFVEKTSTKSNVDLIPNVFNPEDVSKKKAKLREEKLRGIAKKKTLPNGSPIIAVLVLSCDRLTVRRCLDQLIKQRKNAEQFPIIVSQDCVHKETATIIESYGDQVVHIQQPDQSDMDIPLTEKKFKGYFKIARHYGWALNHVFVELEFDTVIIVEDDLDIAPDFYEYFLGTYPILVADESLWCVSAWNDNGKSGLVDENAWKLLYRTDFFPGLGWMLTRKLWSELSPKWPRAYWDDWIRQPQQRKNRACIRPELSRTRTFGKIGVSNGLFYEKHLKFIKLNEEFVHFTEMNLTYLLKDNYDITFVNEVYQSTVISYSELKSGNIQSRGSVRIPYYTRQSYKNTAKMLGLMDDFRSGVPRTGYRGVVTFFYNNRRVHLAPNANWNGYDITWS, encoded by the exons ATGCGAAACAGATCTATTGGATTGATTTTCATATCTATATTCATTTGGGGTGTGATAACTTACTTCTTGTTCCTTGATCGCCCCATTGGCAGACAAAACGAA CATGCACTCACTAAGCAAATCAAGAAACTTAGCAGCGAAGTCAAACATCAAATATCAGCTAATCAACAACTTTTTCAACGATTGTTACAAAGAgaacaaaataaaa tggaggaaaaaaaagcagcGGCTGCTCATAGCTCTccagaaaaaataatcgaaagtgATGTTAAAGATGAAGGTGATACTGGAATCGACAAGGATTTTGTGGAAAAAACGTCTACGAAAAGCAATGTGGATCTAATTCCAAATGTTTTTAATCCCGAAGatgtttccaaaaaaaaa GCAAAGCTAAGGGAAGAAAAGTTGCGTGgcatagcaaaaaaaaaaactctaccGAACGGATCACCGATAATAGCTGTTCTAGTATTATCCTGCGACCGCCTTACCGTGCGACGGTGTCTCGATCAATTGATAAAGCAGAGAAAAAATGCGGAACAATTCCCGATAATAGTTTCTCAAGACTGTGTGCATAAAGAGACCGCCACCATTATTGAATCGTACGGTGATCAAGTCGTACACATACAA CAACCCGATCAATCTGACATGGATATACCCTTgacagagaaaaaattcaaaggatACTTCAAAATTGCCCGACATTATGGTTGGGCGTTAAATCATGTTTTTGTGGAATTGGAATTTGACACCGTTATCATCGTGGAAG ATGATTTGGACATAGCCCCAGACTTTTACGAATACTTTCTTGGTACTTACCCAATTCTCGTTGCTGACGAATCCCTCTGGTGCGTATCGGCATGGAATGATAATGGTAAATCTGGGTTGGTTGATGAAAATGCATGGAAACTCCTCTATCGaaccgatttttttcctggtctTGGCTGgatgttgacgagaaaattGTGGTCTGAGTTATCACCGAAGTGGCCCAGAGC ATACTGGGACGATTGGATTCGGCAGCCTCAGCAAAGAAAAAACCGAGCCTGCATTAGACCTGAATTATCGAGAACAAGAACATTTGGAAAGATTGGCGTGAGCAA TGGACTTTTTTATGAGAAACATTTAAAGTTTATAAAACTCAATGAGGAATTTGTGCATTTTACCGAGATGAAtttaacttatttgttgaaa gaTAACTATGACATAACCTTCGTAAATGAAGTCTACCAATCGACAGTGATAAGTTACTCGgaattgaaaagtggaaatattcaatcgcGAGGGTCAGTGAGAATTCCGTACTATACGCGCCAGTCGTATAAAAATACTGCCAAAATGCTGGGACTCATGGATGATTTCAGG AGTGGAGTTCCAAGAACGGGTTACCGCGGTGTTGTAACCTTCTTCTACAACAATCGACGAGTTCATTTAGCGCCAAATGCAAATTGGAACGGTTACGATATTACCTGGAGCTAA
- the Mgat1 gene encoding alpha-1,3-mannosyl-glycoprotein 2-beta-N-acetylglucosaminyltransferase isoform X2, whose product MRNRSIGLIFISIFIWGVITYFLFLDRPIGRQNEHALTKQIKKLSSEVKHQISANQQLFQRLLQREQNKMEEKKAAAAHSSPEKIIESDVKDEGDTGIDKDFVEKTSTKSNVDLIPNVFNPEDVSKKKAKLREEKLRGIAKKKTLPNGSPIIAVLVLSCDRLTVRRCLDQLIKQRKNAEQFPIIVSQDCVHKETATIIESYGDQVVHIQQPDQSDMDIPLTEKKFKGYFKIARHYGWALNHVFVELEFDTVIIVEDDLDIAPDFYEYFLGTYPILVADESLWCVSAWNDNGKSGLVDENAWKLLYRTDFFPGLGWMLTRKLWSELSPKWPRAYWDDWIRQPQQRKNRACIRPELSRTRTFGKIGVSNGLFYEKHLKFIKLNEEFVHFTEMNLTYLLKIFILG is encoded by the exons ATGCGAAACAGATCTATTGGATTGATTTTCATATCTATATTCATTTGGGGTGTGATAACTTACTTCTTGTTCCTTGATCGCCCCATTGGCAGACAAAACGAA CATGCACTCACTAAGCAAATCAAGAAACTTAGCAGCGAAGTCAAACATCAAATATCAGCTAATCAACAACTTTTTCAACGATTGTTACAAAGAgaacaaaataaaa tggaggaaaaaaaagcagcGGCTGCTCATAGCTCTccagaaaaaataatcgaaagtgATGTTAAAGATGAAGGTGATACTGGAATCGACAAGGATTTTGTGGAAAAAACGTCTACGAAAAGCAATGTGGATCTAATTCCAAATGTTTTTAATCCCGAAGatgtttccaaaaaaaaa GCAAAGCTAAGGGAAGAAAAGTTGCGTGgcatagcaaaaaaaaaaactctaccGAACGGATCACCGATAATAGCTGTTCTAGTATTATCCTGCGACCGCCTTACCGTGCGACGGTGTCTCGATCAATTGATAAAGCAGAGAAAAAATGCGGAACAATTCCCGATAATAGTTTCTCAAGACTGTGTGCATAAAGAGACCGCCACCATTATTGAATCGTACGGTGATCAAGTCGTACACATACAA CAACCCGATCAATCTGACATGGATATACCCTTgacagagaaaaaattcaaaggatACTTCAAAATTGCCCGACATTATGGTTGGGCGTTAAATCATGTTTTTGTGGAATTGGAATTTGACACCGTTATCATCGTGGAAG ATGATTTGGACATAGCCCCAGACTTTTACGAATACTTTCTTGGTACTTACCCAATTCTCGTTGCTGACGAATCCCTCTGGTGCGTATCGGCATGGAATGATAATGGTAAATCTGGGTTGGTTGATGAAAATGCATGGAAACTCCTCTATCGaaccgatttttttcctggtctTGGCTGgatgttgacgagaaaattGTGGTCTGAGTTATCACCGAAGTGGCCCAGAGC ATACTGGGACGATTGGATTCGGCAGCCTCAGCAAAGAAAAAACCGAGCCTGCATTAGACCTGAATTATCGAGAACAAGAACATTTGGAAAGATTGGCGTGAGCAA TGGACTTTTTTATGAGAAACATTTAAAGTTTATAAAACTCAATGAGGAATTTGTGCATTTTACCGAGATGAAtttaacttatttgttgaaa atttttattttaggaTAA